TATTCATTCATGGGCATGATGAAACGTGTTTAATGTCTCACATCGATGGAATTAAGTCATCAAAAGTTGTATATAtggacttggacaatcctcTCCCTTGAGCTAACTTTTGGAGTTGAGTTAAGTTCAAATCTCATTCTTAACAAAAAATTAATGGACCGAAACTCAAATGGTAAAATACTGGACAAAAAAATTTAGCCCTTTTGTGACATACAACTCGAAATTTTAGATTCATATATAGTTACACTGCACAAAACATttagttttgattattttattatgcaaacGGGTGAAGCAGCTACTACTCATTGTAAGAACCAAATCTATGACCATCTTCTCACCGTGAAGCTACGTTCATTAGTTCAGTCCGCCGGTAACTCTGAGTCGACGATGttcaaattaataaaaaaaaaaaaaaacataaaaacgtACATACAGATatgtttaatttataaaaaatacatGTTCAAAAGTCCAGCAAAAGGATTTGAACTGAATTAAATAACATGTAATTTTCCTAATATTCAATCGGACAGAAAAATTCCAAAGCCCAGATCCCATGAAAATATTTGCCAATGGGATCGAAACATTCCTGTCGTCATATATATGAAAAAGTAACTCTCAAGGATAAACTTTTCTTATACTCCTAAAAGATTAATTCATGTCGGAAGTAGATTTTATTGTAAAGCTAGCGTATGAACACTAGCTACTTGTGATCTACCCTTACATCGTTTCCATTTAACATGCAATTCAAGTCCATTAAGCTGTAATTGATCTCCAACAACAAAATTCACATATATTCTATCACATTCACATACATCCATTCGATAAAACTGTAGTCTTGTATGAAATTATTACACAACATATGAATATCGCGTCGAACATGCAGTCACTTTATCAAAGGATAGCATTAAACACGACAAAAGTTTACATCTTACCATTGCTCAAAGTCTATGTCACCAAGCTGATCAACTTCCATATCAAGCCCATGAAAACTATTCATCGATGCACACGAATATAACCCCGAAACCTCTTCCTCTAGGTCATCACCAGGGACTGGTATTCGTGGAGACAATACCTGCTTACATCCACTGGACCCCGACCTGATAATGACTTGCCATGAGCTTGTGTTTACAGACGATTTTGCATAATGGAAATCGACACTTTGTGTCATGTCTACGACTTCAAATTCTTGTTTCAGCAAAGAAACATTGGCGGGTTTTAGGGAATGGATACTTCTTTGGAAACTGAGTAGGTTGGATTCAATCGGGTCCGGTTCGACTATGTGCTGTGGAAGCATCATCTGTGTGTCTGTGCAAGTGTGATGATCGATGTACGTAATTTGGTACATTGGATCCTCCTTGATTTTTTGGACTTGTTTTTTAGCTTTGCAGCCTTGATACTTGTGTGTGCATCTATAATAGCATCTGTATACCATAAACACAGACAGATCCAACCCCGTGGTTATTAGAaaaacatttatatatatattgacaaTGAATTACATTTGAAGGATCTTACAATGCAAGGAAAGTTGATTCAGACTGTAGAAAATTTGTGAAAAGCAATGCATATCACCCCAaagttattaattattaatttaaggcAAAATTTATTGCTTTGAATTCACGTAGCAAACTGTGTTTCAAAGTTATATCTTACAAGTGTCATTCATTGTCAAAATTGAAGTATAGGTATCACACCATTAATTATGACTTAATTTCCAGCATGGTGTTTTGAATATAATTCTACATAATTTATTTACCAATGGTTAGTATAGATGTGGAATAAACTTGCTCAAAATAAATTACTTTATGAAACAATGTGATTTAAGTTGACTGCAAGAATCGTTGAGGTAGCGTTTGGATTAACGGATTTGGCTTCgagaaaaaaaatcgagagaAGAATGTCAGATTGATGAACATATATttagaaatttgaaatccattACATTAGTTAATAAACAAGTTGGCGTAAAATCAGGGATTTGATCAACaagtttttaaaaaaccgttgtctttgagcccAAAAAAACGCTAAAAGAGAACGATTTTCAGAAAACCATTGTTTTTTGCTTAAAAAAAGGCTATACGACATCGGTTTTCACTAAAGCCGTTTTTATAaaacatacgacaacggtttttgtgaaaaaccgttgtcgtaggtgcgTTGTTGAAGGTGTTTTTTCTTGTACTGTCCATGGATTTCAAGAGTGCTCAAACAAATAGGATAGATTTTTACATCTTGAATTTGAAACCCTTCCAGCCCAATGCACCATGAAATAGTTTAATGTTTGGATATTATTATCAcactttttctattttctaggtcTAGAAGTTGAAAACGAAACATCAGAAACTCATTTCTAGCTTCTTCAgaatcacaatttttttttttctttttgatatcattctaaaacttttttaaaagaaaCTATTGGCAGCCAACCTAAactcaataaaataaaaattttgaatgttCTTTCTTGTAAGAGCACTTTGTTTGATAGTTCCCACATCCATCATGCTGATTCTACATGGAACATCCAGTTATTttataagaacatataatttgGGATCATTTCCCTTTAAAATTATGGGGGCTAATTATTATAAGacattatataatatatacttaaTTCATTTACCTTGGATGGTAGGAGTTCAAGATATGTTTTTGGCCATATTTCCTCCATGCACATCCATCTTCTACCGTAGGGGACACTTTGATCCATGCATCGGACGTCCTTCTTCAAACCCACAATTTATGAGCTCAAAAACAAAAGCAAAATCCAATTTCAACGgcatatgaaaattttaataaaactatAAACAATTAAGGACATTTAAGGCCGGGGATCGATAATCCATCCGATTAATCTTGGATGCTCTTAACTAGTTACATGTAGAGCATGTTTTCCAACGAATAACGACTGCCATATCTTCTAATGAGTAAACATAATCATTTGTACACAATCGTGTAATATATATCCAGCCACTATATAAACCACCtgcaaaaaaaattatgttgatTTTGCACTCTTAGACCTGAATTATTTGACCCTATTCCCAGCCTTCACGCCCATAGTAAATGAACATTCGTATATCACTGTTGAAACATACAGTTTTGCAGAATATGACAGCAAAagagttaaaaattaaaattactcCTCAATAAAGCAAAAATTgaattcttttttcctttttagatCTGTATACTTGCAACTGGAACTAGGCCAAAATCTACTAAAAAGTTTCAGTTTATCAAAACAGGAAAAAAAGAATCAccttttttatataattaagtAATCAAGTAGTGGCGGAATATTGCATAAGATAGACTAGCTCATGACGAAATCAAAGTGCTGGAGGACACAATCGACATCTAGAAATAGTGTGTAGTAATATTTAATCCATCTTCCTCAAATTACCAACTTGGTAATATTTAGTGAAATCACTGTTGATGTTGAAGTAATCAATTCACAGATATCAATTAGTTGTAAATATATAAAACGACATAGTAATCTCACTTTCTCTTGTAACAACCCCTCTTATCTTTGACCACTTTCTTCTTCCCCTCGCCGGAGCAAGCTGAGCCTGAGCCTGAGCCTGAGCCGCCAACACAGTCAACGGCGGCGATCTGAGCTGGTAAGACGGCGGTGCAAGAACTCGCGATCGAAATACCATTAGTGAAAGATCTCAAGATTTTCATGGCAAGTTCTTCTCTTGAGACCGACCCTTCATCTTTAGCAGGATTATGCAGAAGGGTTTGGAGTTGGATTGCCCTATTTTTGCCTGCTAATAACTCTTCCATCAATCTTTTCTCCATTGCATGTAAATTTTCGCTCGAATTCCGCGTTTGTTTTTGCCTTTTTTCAACTCAATAGGCAGCGTGTGTGCGCGGGAGAGATCTAAGAGACGAGGGTTTGGTTTCCTAGCTCTTTTATTTTCGGTATTaatgattttataaaaatattaattttattgtggGGAAGAGGAGAGAGCGGTAGATATGAGGAAATATCAAATTTGTGAAAATACCCATGAAGTTTGCGGTTTGACAGAGCCCGAATGATGACGTAACCACACTATGTCATCTGATGACGCAATAATCAAGTTATTTGGAagacaatttatttatttattttatttttatgtggACGTGCTTTATGTGcagatttatataattttagacCTCCGTGTATTGAGGCCATGCGCTTAGATAATCGagaattatataatatatatatatatatcaactttGTAATATTGTATTATCAACCgtgtatatttatataatcatCGATTGGATATGacgaaacatatcaaaattgtatATCCAATATGTGAATGTCACATCATTGATAGACATAGAGATTGATATGATTGGTGGATAACATAACCAAAACTATACAATATATATAatgatttatattttcaatttctttatctttttatttatctcttttataaaattatttatcccAAGTGGACGTATATGAAATGGAGGAAACAAATCAGTTTAGAAATCATGTTCTTCAGCActtgataaatatatatttttgtttgcAGTGAAAAAATCTACGTTAACTTAGACGAAATCATGAGTAAAAAAAAGTATATATAGAATTTATAAATaagaataatttttctggggaCAGCTTGTCCACGCTAATCGTTTTTAAGAAAGTGATTAACAAATATTTGAgcaaagacaaaaacttgtgtgagacgacgGTCTCagtggtcgtattttgtgatacagatatcttatttgggtaatccataaaaaaatattactcttTAGGGCACCCGCATTCGTTTTTGTTATAACACCCATTACCTCATCAAAAATCGTAGGGTCCACATGCCAAATACACATTACATTAACACATCTATTCTCtcacattcattttaacattcacactCATTATTTATAGGTCCTGCTGTTTACTCATTCATCTTATTAttactttaaattaaataaattaattttctaattttttaagaaattaaaattattattattttatattaataataatatgcttttatatatttagtacgtaaaataatttaattttatgagtgtcatttatttaaaattaaacatttattataaacctaaaataaaacggtacaacatataataaattaaaattacaatgaatgaaaattataataaatgaaaattacaataatcgaaaattacaataactgaaaattaaatattcaatttCCCCCTAATCTCTTGACATAGGCGTTCGTGGATGATAAGTTGCTCATATGTCATTTGCGAAGTATCCTTCGAAAGGATTGCATATTCCTTTAGTTGAACTTTGTCCATAACAGCTTTTGCTTTCATCTCCTCTACTTCGAGTTGTTTTTGTTTCATTTCAACTTCAACTTTTTTCATGCTTGTATATTCAGTAAACTTTGCAAACACATTGTCCAAGTTTGTTGTCATACACTCCATGTCCGATCTCATTTTACCTTTTCCCTTTCTTTTTGCTGCCTTCTGACCCATTCGGCGATTTTCTTCTTCGTTTAGGTCTACATGTAGACTCGCATCTTGGTTGGATGAGGTGTTGCTTGCTCCCGACTCCGAGCTCCTTGCCTTCTTCGTGCTAACAAGGTGATCAACGGACTGTGGAGTAAACATTGGACGGTCTTTTACGATCCTCAGCGCCAGAATCCACATTCTTAAAATTTACGACTTCAAATGGGATTCACGGTCGGACAATTGAGTCTCTGGGACGAAAGTCGGAGTGGCCGGTTCATTTTTCGTCTGAGAAATAAATGGCATACTGGTTGCATATGGATTAGATGGATAGTTTGGTGGATATGGATTATAAGGATAATTAGccgttaaaacaattttttacttttataaataaaaacaaccGTTGGTTTTTAATTgaacattatttttaatttattttaatatccgaatttctttttaaaaaatgaaaatttgaaatttaaaccaATACATTAAATAAAGAAACATCATCACGTGTGTGGAGCCCGCATTCAGCGAtgaatgtataatttttttaaaaaaataagcggACAGAGGGGCGTTCAAACATATGAACGCCCCCTTTTCTCTCTCTTGTGAGTGGGCGTTATAACGCCCACTCACAATGGAGAAAGTTGTGGTTGCtcttatgctaaaagtattactttttattgtgaatatcggtaggattgacccattttattgataaagattcgtaaaaccgtctcacaaaaaacctattATTTAGTAACTTGATATTTAAGAAAGATAACCAAGGTACCAACAATCGTGCTGAGACATAATTAATATCAAGTTACTCTTTGTACGCATgcttatatattatttaaactaCGCGTCTCGTCTGTgtttatacatacatacatacatatacatacatacatatatatatatatatatatatatatatatatatattatgaatgatgtgattatttaaaaatccaaagtctttagTTAAACTACGCGTCTCGTGTGTGTCGTTATATTATGAATGATGTGATTGTTTAAAAATTCAAAGTCtcgataaaaataaataaatattttactatttttaaaaagtttgaaatggatatgtaaattaaaatagatttttatgatatttttttattaaataaaaatatagtgcttgtataattttaaatgagttcTAACTTAATATCAAAGTCAGTTACTCGTgtctcaaatttaataatatagaaCACATAGAAGTATAGATATGATAAAtttgttattttcaaaataatgatttttttctttatatttGTCTATATAGTCATAAAAAATCAGACAAGAATTTGTAACCTGTACGTTCTAAGTCAAGTCGTGTTTTAACTAATTGTACTTATATTCTAATATATTTCCCTAGAATTAGCCCTGACGAGAGAGAGTaagtatatataaattaattttgtaacttttttattttcttttttttataaaaaaatataaaatattattatgaaacattgaattaaaaaataatatattggcATGTTAGTAAAAATATCTAAAAAGTTGAGGAGAAAAACTCAACATATATTTTCAGAACTAAATGTTCTCACTATTTTATTCGATTTTGAATGTGAGAAAAATGCTCAACAAatttgcataaaaattttatatatcgAGTTTAAGAGGATATATTGCCTTGTTTACTGGTGAAAATTACACGACATTTAGTTCACTTGATGGGACGCATTGGGAATGGATGGAGTGCAGGGTCCGGCAGAGGTCGTAAAAGGGATGTTCTTGAATGTGGCCACGCCCTTGTCATCCGTGAAAAGATGCTGCATAAATCACGATGATGACGCTCATATGTAACTATTCTCGATCTTTTTCAAAACTAAAATGAAACATAAAGAGTGGAACGTCATGCTCTAACCGGTTCAGAAAATGAGAAGAATACATACCGGAGTTATCTTATCCATCTGTTTCTTTTTTGGGGTTCAAAAGATCCTCTGGTCTTGCGTCATGACTGGATTAAACATCAAGTTGGTTATGTCAGCAATCTAGTTCTTTAAATGAGGCAATTGTTGTACTTAAAGTTGATGATAGTTTATTCACTGGCCAAAAGGTAGATTCTATAACGAGTACAATGAATATTGGAAGAGGGGAGAGTAGAGGATAAGCAGATATCGCatgtaaatttaaatataacagATAATAGCGAATCATTGATTACATGGCCACAAACTAAAGCTCTTACATATTGAAAACTTCTAAAACTTATATGAATATGAAATGAAAAGTCCCATTAAGAAATCAATATGAACAACACGGATGACCCAAAAAGCTGGACAAGAACccaagaaaatataaataaattaaatttgtcaAAAGTTGAAATTGTTCACAGGATATTTGTAAAACATCTGTGCATAAAAAGAAAGGGAAATTTTCCCTGGTAAAACGCATCCAAAGATAACTTTCATGGTGACAGTGAGCTAAAAACGCTCAAGTAAGACAATAACAAATTggccaagaaaaaaaaattttaatgccTAAACAGAATTAATAGGAAAGACATACTCAGAAAATGTAACACATTCACCAATTTTAGCCTCGTCTGGAGCTATAAGAGGCTCCACAATGGCATTATGATCTTGATTAGAAGCACACAACACCTAGAATTTAAAGAAATGGAAAAGAAAAGCACTCATCATAACCGATCTCCAATACAGAAGAGACATTACATGCTTGCTTATCAGTACATGAGGTTGAGACTCAATATTGAATATTAGGAAGCCATTCCTTTTGTGTAACTAAAGCCGTACACTTAAGACTTATTATCGGGTTAATGGAAAATTGGAACTTCATTTTCActtcaaaaaacaaaaagaaatagATTATTTAGCATGAATTTTGAATAAACTTGGAAAGATTAAGATTAACTAGATTGGAAATAATAACAAAGATGATGTTGATCTCAAAAACATAGCAAGACTAATGCTGCTAATTAAGTAGCAGGAGCAGGGAGCATTATTTTCGGGAGTGGGGTTTGGTTGTAGGAGCGGGCGGGTTGTTGGGTGCATAGTGTCAACAACAGGGAAATAGTGGGAGCTTACCAGTCcctctgacatcacatctcgtAACTTTCCAGGTTTTACATTTGTTATCAGTACCACTCGGCGATTCTGAAAATAAGAGGTAAAAACAAGAACCAAATAGATGTTAACAGCACTCTACAAAATCCAAAATTGATCAGGATGTAAAACAAGTTTCAATTTACAATAAGCCTTCGTACCGTCAACTGATCTGGAGTACAATATTTTGCCAGGCCACTCACCACTTGCCTGCATTTGGCTTCTCCAACTTCAATCTCCTCAACCAGCAAGCTGCATTTAAAAACTAGTACGAAGAGACAGCCCAACTTTACTGAAAGTATTCATTGAGTTTTCTACAAGAGATGAAAAATTCATCTCTAGAGCAACAACTGGGTGAAAATCTAGA
The sequence above is a segment of the Primulina tabacum isolate GXHZ01 chromosome 6, ASM2559414v2, whole genome shotgun sequence genome. Coding sequences within it:
- the LOC142548736 gene encoding WRKY DNA-binding transcription factor 70-like isoform X2; the encoded protein is MEKRLMEELLAGKNRAIQLQTLLHNPAKDEGSVSREELAMKILRSFTNGISIASSCTAVLPAQIAAVDCVGGSGSGSGSACSGEGKKKVVKDKRGCYKRKTSDAWIKVSPTVEDGCAWRKYGQKHILNSYHPRCYYRCTHKYQGCKAKKQVQKIKEDPMYQITYIDHHTCTDTQMMLPQHIVEPDPIESNLLSFQRSIHSLKPANVSLLKQEFEVVDMTQSVDFHYAKSSVNTSSWQVIIRSGSSGCKQVLSPRIPVPGDDLEEEVSGLYSCASMNSFHGLDMEVDQLGDIDFEQW
- the LOC142548736 gene encoding WRKY DNA-binding transcription factor 70-like isoform X1, with translation MEKRLMEELLAGKNRAIQLQTLLHNPAKDEGSVSREELAMKILRSFTNGISIASSCTAVLPAQIAAVDCVGGSGSGSGSACSGEGKKKVVKDKRGCYKRKRTSDAWIKVSPTVEDGCAWRKYGQKHILNSYHPRCYYRCTHKYQGCKAKKQVQKIKEDPMYQITYIDHHTCTDTQMMLPQHIVEPDPIESNLLSFQRSIHSLKPANVSLLKQEFEVVDMTQSVDFHYAKSSVNTSSWQVIIRSGSSGCKQVLSPRIPVPGDDLEEEVSGLYSCASMNSFHGLDMEVDQLGDIDFEQW